The following are encoded in a window of Nitrospirota bacterium genomic DNA:
- a CDS encoding Fic family protein — MPFNPKFTITPKINKALVEIERVRGFLDAVKLKDEWIADMQKEALILESHHSTHIEGTALSLEQAQNILEGKKLKGINRDDEKELLNYKKAMDFISKYLGKEDPITEGIIRELHKVTVKGVRGEKADPGNYRTIQNYVANSRTREIIYTPPSPLEVPHLMRKFVNWLNGAEELPSVLLAGIAQFQFVHIHPFIDGNGRTARLLSTLVLYKTGYDFKRLFSISEYYDKDRPAYYKAIQSVSNNDMDMTGWLEYFVTGLRSQMTEIQEKGKRVIISEKVLKEFAAYGLNPRQDKIIRYLVINDQIDNEQCQSLCNSIKRTSTRDLTGLVEKKLLVKQGEKKGTHYLLSPAISEKIRDIKGHG, encoded by the coding sequence ATGCCGTTTAATCCGAAATTCACAATAACACCCAAGATCAACAAGGCCCTTGTTGAAATCGAGCGCGTTCGCGGTTTTCTTGACGCGGTCAAGCTCAAGGACGAATGGATTGCCGACATGCAGAAAGAAGCCCTTATCCTTGAGTCCCACCATTCCACTCATATCGAGGGCACGGCATTAAGCCTTGAACAGGCCCAAAACATTCTTGAAGGCAAAAAGCTTAAGGGCATTAATCGTGACGATGAAAAGGAGCTTTTGAATTATAAAAAAGCTATGGATTTCATATCGAAATATCTTGGAAAGGAAGACCCGATTACCGAAGGCATTATCAGGGAGCTTCACAAGGTTACGGTCAAAGGCGTGCGCGGCGAGAAGGCGGACCCCGGCAATTATCGAACGATTCAAAACTACGTTGCCAACTCCAGAACCCGCGAGATCATTTATACGCCTCCCTCACCTCTTGAAGTACCGCATCTAATGCGGAAATTTGTAAATTGGCTCAACGGGGCAGAAGAACTTCCTTCCGTTCTTCTTGCAGGAATCGCGCAATTTCAGTTTGTCCATATTCATCCGTTCATTGACGGCAACGGAAGAACTGCGAGACTTCTGTCCACTCTTGTTCTCTACAAAACGGGGTACGACTTCAAACGGCTGTTCAGCATTTCCGAATATTACGACAAAGACAGGCCGGCCTACTATAAGGCCATTCAGTCGGTCAGCAACAATGATATGGACATGACCGGCTGGCTTGAATATTTTGTGACCGGCTTGCGCTCACAGATGACGGAAATTCAGGAAAAGGGTAAAAGGGTCATCATTTCTGAAAAAGTTCTTAAAGAGTTTGCCGCTTATGGTTTGAATCCGAGGCAGGACAAAATCATTAGATATTTAGTCATTAATGATCAAATTGATAATGAGCAATGCCAGTCTCTTTGCAATAGCATAAAAAGAACGTCAACGCGTGACTTGACCGGTCTCGTTGAAAAAAAGCTGCTGGTAAAACAGGGTGAAAAGAAGGGCACGCATTATCTGCTTTCTCCAGCAATTTCAGAAAAGATAAGGGACATTAAGGGACATGGTTAA
- a CDS encoding Bro-N domain-containing protein encodes MEENKLTIFEGKRIRKTIHNNEWWFSIIDVIEVLTDSSIPKRYWSDLKRKLVNEGFNETYEKIVHLKMAAPDGKMRLTDCANTETMFRVIQSIPSPRVEPLKRWLAKVGKERIDEIEDPQLAMERMKELYEKKGYPKDWIDKRLRGIAVRQGLTGEWNNRGVQTEREFAILTNEIMQGTFDLKVEEYKKLKNLERENLRDHMNDIELILTMLAEATTTKLTRDRDSKGFVPLKKDAKDGGAVAGRTRKDIEKRSGKKVVSSENFKELSVSEKRRIKG; translated from the coding sequence ATGGAAGAAAACAAGCTAACTATCTTTGAAGGGAAAAGGATCAGAAAAACCATCCATAACAATGAGTGGTGGTTTTCGATCATTGATGTTATCGAGGTTTTAACTGACAGCAGTATTCCCAAGCGATACTGGAGCGATCTTAAAAGAAAGCTTGTTAATGAGGGGTTTAACGAAACGTACGAAAAAATCGTACACTTGAAAATGGCTGCTCCTGACGGCAAGATGCGCCTAACCGATTGCGCCAATACCGAAACCATGTTTCGTGTCATCCAGTCAATTCCTTCTCCAAGAGTTGAACCGTTGAAACGCTGGCTGGCAAAAGTTGGAAAGGAAAGGATTGACGAGATCGAAGACCCTCAACTGGCAATGGAGAGGATGAAGGAGCTTTATGAGAAAAAGGGTTATCCCAAAGACTGGATTGACAAAAGGCTGCGCGGGATCGCTGTTCGCCAGGGCCTTACAGGAGAGTGGAACAACAGGGGAGTCCAGACGGAAAGGGAATTCGCAATCCTGACTAATGAGATCATGCAGGGGACATTTGATCTTAAGGTTGAGGAATACAAGAAGCTCAAGAACCTTGAAAGAGAAAACCTGCGGGACCACATGAACGACATCGAACTTATTCTTACGATGCTTGCCGAGGCTACTACAACAAAACTGACGAGGGACAGAGACTCAAAGGGTTTTGTCCCGCTGAAAAAAGATGCTAAGGACGGCGGGGCGGTAGCGGGCAGGACCAGGAAAGATATTGAGAAACGCTCAGGCAAAAAAGTTGTTTCAAGTGAGAATTTCAAGGAATTAAGTGTGAGCGAGAAAAGAAGGATTAAGGGGTAG